In one window of Dokdonia sp. PRO95 DNA:
- a CDS encoding FkbM family methyltransferase, protein MSFYNTLKFIVTHPLNKKNPVAGLVRFGKWQLKSRLLNRPIICNFATKSKLLVSKGMTGATQNIYCGLQEFNDMSFLLHFLRDTDQFIDIGANVGSYSILASSEIGATTFAVEPVPKTFESLQRNIELNNSQDRTQSFNMGVGSTKGKILFTAGLDTMNHVAIEGEKNTIEVLVDTFDNLFELNKTTLVKIDTEGFESAVLEGMEESISNSNLQAIIIELNGLSKRYGYDDNKIHNKLIESGFKPYDYNPFTRTLNLRKSYGQYNTLYLRDYNFILNRVQAAPLFKIHNTEF, encoded by the coding sequence ATGTCATTTTACAATACACTTAAATTTATAGTTACACATCCTCTTAATAAGAAAAATCCTGTAGCTGGCCTTGTACGTTTTGGTAAATGGCAGTTAAAAAGTAGGCTTCTTAACAGGCCTATAATTTGCAATTTTGCTACTAAAAGTAAGCTATTAGTCTCTAAAGGAATGACTGGAGCAACCCAGAATATATACTGTGGCCTTCAGGAATTTAATGATATGTCTTTCCTTCTTCATTTTCTGCGAGATACGGATCAATTTATTGACATAGGGGCAAACGTAGGTAGTTACAGTATACTTGCTTCTTCTGAGATAGGTGCTACCACGTTTGCTGTGGAACCAGTTCCTAAAACTTTCGAAAGTTTACAAAGAAATATTGAACTAAATAATAGTCAAGATAGAACGCAATCATTTAATATGGGTGTGGGTAGTACTAAAGGGAAGATTTTATTTACTGCCGGATTAGACACAATGAATCATGTAGCTATAGAAGGAGAAAAAAATACTATAGAGGTCCTTGTAGACACTTTTGATAATCTGTTTGAATTAAATAAAACTACTCTCGTTAAGATAGATACAGAAGGATTTGAATCTGCCGTTTTAGAAGGAATGGAGGAATCAATCTCAAATAGCAACTTGCAAGCTATAATCATTGAGTTAAATGGACTATCTAAAAGATATGGTTATGATGATAATAAAATTCACAATAAGCTCATAGAAAGCGGTTTTAAGCCATATGACTATAATCCTTTTACACGCACTCTGAATTTACGCAAATCGTACGGACAATATAATACTTTGTATTTACGTGATTATAATTTTATTTTAAACAGAGTTCAAGCGGCTCCATTATTTAAGATTCATAACACTGAATTTTAA
- the gmd gene encoding GDP-mannose 4,6-dehydratase: MSNKVALITGVTGQDGAYLSEFLLKKGYEVHGIKRRSSLFNTDRIDHLYEDPHIDNQRFFLHYGDLTDSTNLFRIIQEVQPDEIYNLGAMSHVQVSFEMPEYTANVDGLGALRLLEAVRALGLEKKTRIYQASTSELYGKVQEVPQSETTPFYPRSPYAVAKLYAYWSTVNHREAYDMFACNGILFNHESPVRGETFVTRKITRATSKIALGLQDKMYLGNLDAKRDWGHAKDYVRMMWMILQAEEPEDWVIATGETTTVRDFIKMAFTHIGVTLSFEGEGIDEKGIVTASENADYPVKIGQVVVEVDPKYFRPTEVELLIGDATKALKKLGWKPEYKLQGLVDDMMQSDLRLMKKDSYLKEGGYKTMNYFE, from the coding sequence ATGAGTAATAAAGTAGCATTAATTACCGGTGTGACTGGTCAAGACGGAGCGTACTTAAGTGAGTTTTTACTTAAAAAGGGCTATGAGGTACACGGTATTAAACGCAGATCATCTTTATTTAATACAGATAGGATAGATCACCTTTATGAAGATCCTCATATAGATAATCAGCGATTTTTTCTGCACTATGGAGATCTTACAGACAGTACAAACTTGTTTAGAATTATTCAAGAAGTACAGCCAGATGAGATTTATAACTTAGGTGCAATGAGTCATGTACAGGTATCCTTTGAGATGCCAGAGTATACAGCAAATGTAGATGGACTGGGTGCCTTACGATTATTAGAAGCTGTGAGAGCTCTAGGACTTGAAAAAAAGACGCGCATTTATCAAGCAAGTACATCAGAGTTGTATGGAAAAGTACAAGAAGTACCGCAATCTGAAACCACACCTTTTTATCCAAGAAGCCCTTATGCAGTAGCAAAACTATATGCATACTGGTCTACCGTAAATCATCGTGAAGCTTATGATATGTTTGCGTGTAACGGTATTTTATTTAATCACGAGTCTCCAGTACGAGGAGAAACTTTTGTGACTAGAAAGATCACTAGAGCTACATCAAAAATTGCTTTAGGATTACAAGATAAAATGTATTTAGGTAATCTAGATGCAAAGCGTGACTGGGGTCATGCTAAGGACTACGTAAGGATGATGTGGATGATCTTGCAAGCAGAAGAGCCAGAAGATTGGGTAATCGCCACGGGAGAGACTACAACAGTACGTGACTTTATAAAAATGGCCTTTACACATATAGGTGTTACCTTATCTTTTGAAGGTGAAGGAATTGATGAAAAAGGAATTGTTACTGCATCAGAAAATGCAGATTATCCTGTAAAAATAGGGCAAGTAGTGGTTGAGGTAGACCCAAAATATTTTAGACCTACGGAGGTAGAGCTTTTAATAGGTGATGCTACAAAAGCCCTCAAAAAGCTGGGCTGGAAGCCCGAATATAAACTTCAAGGTCTTGTAGATGATATGATGCAGAGCGACCTAAGGTTAATGAAAAAAGATAGCTACCTCAAAGAAGGCGGATATAAAACGATGAATTATTTTGAGTAA
- the tatA gene encoding twin-arginine translocase TatA/TatE family subunit, producing the protein MNFLAIFLGMVGPWQIGLIVLVVLLLFGGKKIPEMMRGLGGGIKEFKKASKDEEDDMIEEKK; encoded by the coding sequence ATGAATTTTTTAGCAATATTTTTAGGAATGGTAGGCCCTTGGCAAATAGGACTTATTGTATTAGTTGTTTTATTACTTTTTGGAGGTAAGAAAATCCCTGAAATGATGCGCGGCTTAGGTGGCGGTATCAAAGAATTTAAGAAAGCGTCTAAGGACGAAGAAGACGATATGATAGAAGAGAAGAAGTAA
- a CDS encoding glycosyltransferase, which yields MELSKDKKLIIIQTAVPDYRKGFFKALRDNLGDNFELYSGSHYFEKSIQSDATIPYKKTKNTYLFNARFLIQFQIIKLIASDNLLVLELNPRIISNWILLIGRKILGKQTILWGHAWPRQGKDASTDSLRHLMRKLARAIVVYTNKQQLELQEKMPRKIILAAPNALLNTSQMGAIAGNPKHLIYVGRLTESKKTLFLAKAFSKALNDIPNDVQLFIVGDGEEKEALESFIIENNLSHRIHLLGHINDIARLRELYSNSYFSVSPGYVGLSVTQSFGFGVPMIVSRDENHSPEIEAVLDGVNALFFDTNSELSFRESLINMYSNIDLWTSRRDEIAAFCAKNYSVEAMAQVFCKLLNTKR from the coding sequence TTGGAACTATCTAAAGATAAAAAGTTGATTATTATTCAAACGGCTGTCCCAGATTATAGAAAAGGTTTCTTTAAAGCCTTGAGAGATAATCTAGGGGATAATTTTGAGTTGTATAGTGGTAGTCACTATTTTGAAAAATCTATACAGTCTGACGCGACAATCCCTTATAAGAAAACTAAGAACACTTACCTTTTTAACGCTAGATTTTTAATTCAATTTCAAATCATAAAATTAATAGCGAGTGATAACCTGTTAGTGCTTGAACTCAACCCTAGAATAATTTCGAATTGGATATTATTGATAGGTAGAAAAATTTTAGGTAAACAAACGATACTGTGGGGTCACGCATGGCCACGACAAGGTAAAGATGCTAGTACTGATAGTTTAAGACATCTCATGCGTAAACTAGCAAGGGCTATAGTAGTATATACTAATAAACAGCAATTAGAACTTCAAGAGAAAATGCCCCGTAAAATCATTCTCGCAGCACCTAATGCACTTCTCAATACATCTCAAATGGGTGCAATTGCTGGAAACCCTAAACACCTTATTTATGTGGGGCGTTTAACAGAAAGTAAAAAAACACTTTTTCTTGCAAAGGCATTTAGCAAAGCACTTAATGATATTCCAAACGATGTACAGCTTTTTATTGTAGGAGATGGAGAAGAAAAGGAGGCTCTAGAATCATTTATAATAGAAAACAACTTGTCTCACAGAATACATTTGCTGGGCCATATAAATGATATAGCTCGATTGAGAGAATTATATAGCAACAGTTATTTTAGTGTTTCTCCTGGTTACGTTGGGTTGTCTGTAACTCAAAGTTTTGGTTTTGGTGTACCTATGATCGTTTCAAGAGATGAAAACCATTCCCCAGAAATTGAAGCAGTTTTAGATGGTGTAAATGCTCTTTTTTTTGATACTAATAGCGAATTAAGCTTTCGCGAAAGCTTAATAAATATGTACAGCAATATTGATTTATGGACATCAAGAAGAGATGAAATTGCCGCATTTTGCGCCAAAAATTATTCTGTAGAGGCAATGGCTCAAGTATTTTGTAAATTGTTAAATACTAAGAGGTAA
- a CDS encoding GDP-L-fucose synthase, whose product MPTNARIFVAGHRGLVGSAIVNTLVAKGYTDIITRTHKELDLTNTVATQEFFKKEKPEYVFLAAAKVGGIIANNTYRADFLYVNLMIQNNVIHQSYVHGVKKLLFLGSTCIYPKNAPQPMPEDALLTGALEYTNEPYAIAKIAGIKLCESYNLQYGTDFISVMPTNLYGINDNFDLEKSHVLPALIRKIHLAKLLSEGKNDEVCRDLDVSAFAKAQPILEKYGVTAKSVEIWGTGTPRREFLWSQDMADACVHILENTSFDDVRGSTTEVRNTHINIGTGEDISIKELATLIKETIGFKGQLIFDSSKPDGTPRKLTDVTKLNSLGWKHTVALEDGVNRLYNWYLDIKNR is encoded by the coding sequence ATACCTACAAACGCTAGAATTTTTGTTGCTGGACATCGCGGCTTAGTGGGAAGCGCGATTGTTAATACACTTGTAGCAAAAGGCTATACGGATATAATCACGCGCACTCACAAGGAACTCGACTTAACAAACACAGTAGCAACACAAGAGTTTTTTAAGAAAGAAAAGCCAGAATATGTTTTTCTCGCAGCTGCAAAAGTGGGTGGGATTATAGCAAATAATACGTATCGAGCAGATTTTCTTTATGTGAATCTCATGATTCAAAACAATGTGATTCATCAGAGTTATGTACACGGAGTTAAGAAATTGTTGTTTTTAGGAAGTACTTGTATTTACCCTAAAAATGCACCGCAACCTATGCCAGAAGACGCTCTGCTTACAGGAGCTTTAGAATATACAAATGAGCCCTATGCCATTGCCAAAATAGCCGGCATCAAACTTTGCGAGAGTTATAATTTGCAATACGGGACAGATTTCATTTCAGTGATGCCTACTAATCTTTATGGAATTAATGACAACTTCGACTTAGAGAAATCTCATGTCTTACCAGCATTGATAAGAAAGATTCACCTTGCAAAATTACTTTCAGAAGGAAAGAATGATGAGGTCTGTAGAGACTTAGATGTTTCCGCTTTCGCGAAAGCGCAACCTATACTAGAAAAGTACGGTGTAACAGCCAAAAGCGTTGAGATATGGGGAACAGGAACGCCTAGAAGAGAGTTTTTATGGAGCCAAGATATGGCAGATGCTTGTGTGCACATTTTAGAAAACACAAGTTTTGATGACGTAAGAGGAAGCACAACCGAAGTAAGAAATACACACATAAACATAGGCACAGGAGAGGATATATCTATAAAAGAGCTAGCAACGCTTATTAAAGAAACGATAGGTTTTAAAGGACAACTAATTTTTGATAGCTCAAAACCAGATGGCACACCGCGCAAGCTTACAGACGTTACAAAACTTAATAGTTTAGGATGGAAACATACGGTAGCGCTTGAGGATGGAGTTAATAGATTATATAATTGGTATTTAGATATTAAGAACCGATAA
- a CDS encoding GH3 auxin-responsive promoter family protein has translation MSIKSFGAKIFASYIQRSIKKWADNPIETQHKVFESLIDAAQYTTFGNDHRFDTIKSHADFVKQVPIRDYEDLRYYVDKMVAGEPDILWPGKPLYFAKTSGTTSGVKYIPLTKDSMKTHPNSARNAILSYIAETGNTDFVDGKMIFLQGSPEMTEKNGIKLGRLSGIVAHYVPNYLQKNRLPSLETNCIDDWEQKVDAIVDETIDQDMTLIGGIPPWVQMYYERLIQKSGKTVGELFKNYQLFVYGGVNYEPYRRKLEDLIGRSVDSIELYPASEGFFAFQDSQTEKGMLLQLDNGIFYEFVKADEFFNENPTRITLKDVALDVNYVMIISTTAGLWAYNIGDTVIFTSLKPYRIMVSGRIKHFISAFGEHVIGKEVEQAMLEASAETDIKVTEFTVAPQVAPQEGLPYHEWFIEFENEGSDDLHAFAKALDSSLQAQNSYYLDLITGKVLQPLKITKVVKDGFNNYMKSQGKLGGQNKIPRLSNDRKIADLLQSK, from the coding sequence ATGTCGATAAAGTCTTTTGGAGCAAAAATTTTTGCGTCGTACATACAGCGAAGTATAAAAAAATGGGCAGACAACCCTATTGAGACTCAGCACAAGGTTTTTGAGAGTCTTATAGATGCGGCTCAGTATACGACCTTTGGTAATGATCACCGTTTTGACACAATAAAATCGCATGCAGATTTTGTTAAGCAGGTGCCTATAAGAGATTATGAAGACTTGCGCTACTATGTAGATAAAATGGTTGCTGGAGAACCAGATATACTCTGGCCAGGTAAACCTCTTTACTTTGCAAAAACTTCTGGAACGACTTCTGGGGTAAAGTACATACCGCTTACTAAGGATAGCATGAAAACGCATCCTAACAGTGCACGTAACGCAATTCTCTCTTACATCGCAGAGACAGGAAATACAGACTTTGTAGATGGTAAGATGATTTTTTTACAAGGAAGCCCAGAGATGACCGAAAAGAATGGCATCAAACTAGGCCGTCTTTCTGGTATCGTCGCACATTATGTGCCTAATTATCTACAGAAGAATAGGCTTCCTAGTCTGGAAACTAATTGTATAGACGACTGGGAGCAAAAGGTAGATGCTATTGTAGATGAAACCATAGATCAAGATATGACGCTCATAGGTGGGATTCCTCCGTGGGTACAGATGTATTATGAGCGCCTTATCCAGAAGAGTGGTAAAACGGTGGGAGAACTCTTTAAAAACTATCAGTTGTTTGTGTACGGAGGTGTAAATTATGAACCTTACCGTCGCAAGCTAGAAGATCTTATAGGTAGAAGCGTAGATAGCATTGAGTTATATCCAGCGAGTGAAGGGTTTTTTGCCTTCCAAGATTCACAGACAGAGAAAGGAATGCTGTTGCAACTAGACAACGGTATCTTTTACGAGTTTGTAAAAGCAGATGAGTTTTTTAATGAAAACCCAACGAGAATAACGCTTAAGGATGTAGCTCTTGACGTAAATTATGTGATGATTATCTCTACCACAGCCGGTTTATGGGCTTATAACATAGGAGATACCGTGATATTTACGAGCCTTAAACCCTATCGTATCATGGTTTCTGGTAGAATCAAGCATTTTATCTCTGCTTTTGGAGAGCATGTGATAGGCAAGGAGGTAGAGCAGGCCATGCTTGAAGCCTCAGCCGAAACAGACATTAAAGTGACAGAGTTTACCGTAGCACCGCAAGTAGCACCTCAAGAAGGATTACCTTATCATGAGTGGTTTATAGAATTTGAAAATGAGGGTAGTGATGATTTGCACGCTTTCGCGAAAGCGTTAGATTCCTCACTACAAGCTCAAAACTCATACTACCTTGACTTAATCACAGGAAAGGTACTCCAGCCATTAAAAATCACGAAGGTGGTAAAAGATGGCTTTAATAATTACATGAAATCACAAGGAAAGTTAGGTGGTCAAAATAAAATTCCAAGACTTTCAAACGATCGAAAGATTGCCGATCTATTGCAATCAAAATAG
- a CDS encoding O-antigen ligase family protein, giving the protein MDIIRSQNSIKLVEGALLLLFASILLPSNIKSIAIGLFAVVSCLHFFKSGNTFNIRFFFLNSAVFIVMVFTLLYSDNLEYGVQRLIMFLSLVVFPLCFSMYSQKDINFLYRNKYRYLFAYIITVVLFNVIPFLWFYITHYSFIEMLEHFPMTMKLNVGKYGMHAIYLSMHCSVALIFSVYVLQSLTTKWKVICLIALDLILVCFLLIYAKKGSMIGLTIVAFLFILFRRKKVTIRPYLFALVGLMVLIVAIPRTRNKFLEFKKIEAVGEGAPTSTNIRYTIYNVAKDVILDSPILGYGVGDFRSVLTDKYQELEIPILQEGGYNAHNQFLSFLIIGGIVALLAFICTLLINFIFAVKFNNELLILFIIFYGILMLTDNILEKEAGVVYFSLFFNFLTAKSLFAIPNHSDLRR; this is encoded by the coding sequence ATGGATATAATAAGGAGCCAAAATAGTATCAAGTTAGTAGAGGGTGCTCTCTTGTTATTATTTGCCTCTATTTTATTACCCTCTAATATAAAATCGATTGCAATCGGCCTCTTTGCCGTTGTGAGTTGTTTACATTTTTTTAAAAGTGGAAACACCTTTAATATTAGGTTTTTCTTTTTAAATAGTGCCGTTTTTATAGTAATGGTCTTTACGTTACTATATAGTGATAATCTTGAGTATGGAGTACAGAGACTTATCATGTTTTTATCTCTTGTAGTTTTCCCACTTTGCTTTTCTATGTACTCCCAAAAAGATATTAACTTCTTATATAGAAATAAGTATAGGTACTTGTTTGCATATATAATTACAGTGGTTCTATTTAATGTAATACCTTTTTTGTGGTTTTATATCACTCATTACAGTTTTATAGAAATGTTAGAACACTTTCCTATGACAATGAAATTAAATGTAGGAAAATATGGAATGCATGCTATATATCTATCCATGCATTGTAGTGTTGCCCTTATCTTTTCAGTGTATGTATTACAGTCCTTAACAACAAAATGGAAAGTAATATGTTTAATTGCCTTAGATCTAATATTAGTATGTTTCTTATTAATTTACGCAAAGAAAGGATCAATGATTGGTTTAACTATAGTTGCTTTTCTCTTTATACTCTTTCGACGAAAAAAGGTAACTATAAGGCCTTATCTTTTTGCTTTAGTAGGACTTATGGTACTTATAGTAGCAATTCCGCGCACTCGAAATAAATTTTTAGAATTTAAGAAAATTGAGGCAGTAGGTGAAGGAGCCCCTACCTCCACAAATATTAGATACACTATCTATAATGTTGCTAAAGATGTAATACTAGATAGCCCTATTTTAGGTTATGGAGTAGGTGATTTTAGATCAGTTTTAACTGATAAATATCAGGAATTAGAAATACCAATATTGCAAGAAGGAGGATATAATGCACATAATCAGTTTCTAAGTTTTTTGATTATTGGCGGTATTGTAGCGCTTCTAGCTTTTATATGTACGCTTTTAATAAACTTTATCTTTGCTGTAAAGTTTAATAACGAATTACTAATACTATTTATCATTTTTTATGGTATTTTAATGCTTACCGACAATATTTTAGAGAAGGAGGCAGGTGTTGTATACTTTTCATTATTCTTCAATTTTCTTACTGCCAAATCACTATTTGCAATTCCTAATCACAGTGACTTAAGAAGATAA
- a CDS encoding type II toxin-antitoxin system RelE/ParE family toxin, which yields MLNTVWTNTAKRDLKQIYNYIKNVKKSPQGALNVVNDIIEASETIIYFEQYQKDEINNTFRRIIIRHYKIVYDREGDDIVILRVFSTYQNPSRLINDV from the coding sequence ATGCTTAATACTGTCTGGACCAATACAGCAAAAAGAGATTTAAAGCAAATTTACAATTACATAAAGAATGTAAAGAAATCACCACAAGGCGCTCTAAATGTGGTTAATGATATTATCGAGGCTAGTGAAACTATTATTTACTTTGAGCAATATCAAAAGGATGAAATTAATAATACCTTTAGAAGGATTATAATAAGACATTATAAAATAGTGTATGATAGAGAAGGTGATGACATTGTTATTTTACGAGTCTTTAGCACATATCAAAACCCTAGTAGATTGATAAATGACGTTTAG
- a CDS encoding oligosaccharide flippase family protein codes for MKNLHEIKALIHSSFGKRISVNYISLLLIQVTNLVLPIVTFPYLISILGLQKFGLIMFAQAICSVLYIFVDYGFSLSATRHITLQRSDKEEMATVFSTVLLIKIVIATSVFMLYAITVFVVPKFQIEKEVFLLSYLMVFGQACFVDWFFQGIEKMKVMALLSLLAKGVFTLLIFVFIRDVSDYVQVPFFMGIGYILAGILSIILALKYVSIVKPSFTLVRKLLRESFSLFVSNLAARLINTIPILVLGFFVNESTVAIYTSMEKLITTSKGVFVSLYQALFPWLVSQTRVKQREYVIKMLPIVGLLAIMVTLPFLICGGWLLNILYDNVAINENSYLFYILALNIIFTSYFMLFIAHYFPAVGDFMSRLKTLAFSAVCGIIIGLIFISQLEILGAVITAVSIEAILLIFSIYYFIKTRPVGTI; via the coding sequence TTGAAAAACCTTCATGAAATTAAGGCGTTAATTCATTCCTCATTTGGGAAGAGAATTTCTGTAAATTATATCTCGCTTTTACTTATTCAAGTTACAAACCTAGTATTACCTATAGTTACCTTTCCTTATCTCATCTCAATATTAGGCTTGCAGAAGTTTGGGTTGATAATGTTTGCACAAGCCATTTGTTCTGTACTTTACATTTTTGTTGATTATGGGTTTAGTCTCAGCGCAACAAGACATATAACGCTACAGAGATCTGATAAGGAAGAAATGGCAACTGTTTTTTCAACTGTCCTTCTTATAAAAATTGTAATCGCTACAAGTGTATTTATGTTATACGCTATTACTGTTTTTGTTGTGCCCAAATTTCAAATTGAAAAAGAAGTGTTTTTATTAAGCTACCTTATGGTCTTTGGACAGGCGTGCTTTGTAGATTGGTTTTTTCAAGGAATAGAAAAGATGAAAGTGATGGCACTCTTGAGTCTTTTGGCAAAAGGAGTTTTTACACTTCTTATATTTGTGTTTATACGTGATGTGTCAGATTATGTTCAAGTTCCATTCTTTATGGGTATAGGATATATTCTAGCAGGAATTCTAAGTATTATTTTAGCTTTGAAATACGTTTCCATTGTTAAACCTAGTTTCACCTTAGTAAGAAAATTATTAAGGGAAAGCTTTAGTTTATTTGTGTCTAACCTCGCTGCTAGATTGATTAACACTATTCCCATCTTAGTGCTAGGTTTCTTTGTTAATGAGTCTACAGTAGCTATTTACACAAGTATGGAAAAGCTTATCACAACTTCAAAAGGGGTCTTTGTTTCCCTATATCAAGCGTTATTTCCATGGTTAGTTAGTCAAACACGTGTAAAACAGAGAGAATACGTAATAAAAATGTTACCTATAGTTGGCTTACTTGCAATTATGGTTACACTACCATTCCTAATTTGTGGAGGATGGCTGTTAAACATATTGTATGATAATGTAGCTATAAATGAAAATAGTTACCTTTTCTACATACTTGCACTTAATATCATTTTCACTAGTTATTTTATGCTATTTATTGCCCATTATTTTCCAGCGGTTGGTGATTTTATGTCTCGATTGAAGACATTGGCTTTTTCAGCTGTTTGCGGGATTATAATAGGCTTAATTTTTATCAGTCAGCTTGAGATACTTGGAGCAGTTATCACGGCGGTTTCTATAGAAGCTATTCTATTAATATTCTCAATATATTACTTTATTAAAACGAGACCTGTTGGAACTATCTAA
- a CDS encoding M23 family metallopeptidase: MTEKKEKKKKIAKKLLHKYRLVILNEDTFEERISFKLTRLNVFILVGISAIILIALTTLLIAFTPLREYIPGYSSTKLKRNATLLVAKTDSLENAIRVNEQYYSSIRRVLSGDVEELEFDRDSIRDAVFNDEEIYVLPSKEDSLLRQTVEQEDKYNVFDKAIEDTDFSLFPPVKGTISSAYNASQKHFAVDIVTVKDAPVKAAADGTVIFAEWTAETGHVLIINHGKNLITVYKHNASLNKSQGALVQAGEVIATVGNTGEYSTGPHLHFELWSNGYPINPTNFIDFN, translated from the coding sequence ATGACAGAAAAAAAAGAGAAGAAAAAAAAGATTGCAAAAAAGCTACTGCATAAGTATCGCTTAGTTATTCTCAATGAAGATACTTTTGAGGAGCGTATTTCTTTTAAACTCACACGACTCAATGTGTTTATTCTAGTAGGTATATCTGCTATTATTCTTATTGCACTTACTACATTACTTATCGCATTTACACCATTAAGGGAATATATTCCTGGTTACTCAAGCACAAAACTCAAGCGCAATGCGACGCTACTCGTTGCAAAAACAGATTCTCTTGAAAATGCAATTAGAGTAAATGAGCAATATTACTCTTCTATACGTAGAGTGTTAAGTGGAGACGTAGAGGAGCTAGAATTTGATAGAGATTCTATACGCGATGCTGTTTTTAATGATGAAGAAATATATGTGCTCCCTAGTAAGGAAGATAGCCTGTTGAGGCAAACAGTAGAGCAGGAAGACAAGTATAATGTGTTTGATAAAGCTATTGAGGATACAGATTTCTCACTATTTCCTCCTGTGAAAGGAACCATATCGTCTGCATATAATGCTAGCCAAAAACACTTTGCAGTAGATATTGTAACGGTAAAAGATGCCCCAGTAAAAGCGGCAGCAGATGGTACTGTAATTTTTGCCGAGTGGACTGCAGAGACAGGTCATGTACTTATTATAAATCATGGTAAAAACCTTATCACTGTTTATAAGCACAACGCTTCTCTCAATAAGTCACAAGGAGCCTTGGTTCAAGCAGGTGAAGTTATTGCCACGGTGGGTAATACAGGTGAGTATAGTACTGGACCACACTTACATTTTGAGTTGTGGAGTAATGGTTACCCTATAAATCCGACTAATTTTATAGATTTTAACTAA